A part of Candidatus Electrothrix aestuarii genomic DNA contains:
- a CDS encoding HPr family phosphocarrier protein produces MSAPFFAMKTVSWESTVTNPNGIHCRVAERLISVIDRHQASVQIIDQGSPIDCTSILELLSLALVQGSRVRFTAQGPDADLVAAAVNQVLSESEPDQNISSCEQPGALKE; encoded by the coding sequence GTGTCAGCCCCGTTCTTCGCGATGAAAACAGTTTCCTGGGAGAGTACAGTCACTAATCCGAATGGTATCCATTGTCGGGTTGCCGAGCGCTTGATCAGCGTTATCGACCGGCACCAGGCCAGTGTGCAGATTATTGATCAGGGATCGCCTATTGACTGTACCTCTATTCTTGAATTGCTCAGCCTTGCTCTGGTGCAGGGAAGCCGGGTGCGTTTTACAGCCCAGGGGCCCGATGCCGATTTGGTAGCTGCTGCTGTGAATCAGGTCTTGTCGGAATCAGAACCTGACCAAAATATATCCTCCTGCGAACAGCCGGGGGCCTTGAAAGAATAA
- a CDS encoding ATP-binding protein encodes MELDDRQGRALRFVDIAGMEELKKTLRLRIIEPFQRPELFTRFRKGAGGGVLLYGPPGCGKTMIARAVAGECGVPFHAVGISQVLNMWVGESEKQVAKIFTVAREKAPSILFFDELDALGYSRSKARSDHTRTLVNEFLAQLDGAGASNERLLILAATNMPWDIDTAMKRPGRFSRQLFISPPDEVARAEIFHLKLKDVPCDAIDYGQLAALTPLFSGADIDGVVEYAKDEVLAEIIEQGAERNITQNDLEQACRACRPTTLDWLDTVTTMLKYGGDDSAYSEVKSYLQEMGKL; translated from the coding sequence ATGGAGCTGGACGACAGACAAGGACGAGCGCTTCGCTTTGTTGATATTGCAGGGATGGAAGAGCTGAAAAAGACCCTGCGTTTGCGCATTATTGAGCCCTTTCAACGCCCGGAGCTTTTTACCCGTTTCCGTAAGGGGGCAGGAGGCGGAGTGTTGCTCTACGGCCCTCCTGGTTGTGGAAAAACCATGATTGCTCGGGCTGTTGCCGGAGAATGTGGAGTCCCTTTCCATGCGGTGGGCATCAGTCAGGTACTCAATATGTGGGTGGGTGAGAGCGAAAAGCAGGTTGCTAAAATTTTTACTGTGGCCCGCGAAAAGGCTCCTTCCATCCTTTTTTTTGATGAACTGGATGCCCTTGGGTATTCCCGCTCTAAGGCCCGTTCTGATCATACCCGAACGCTGGTTAATGAATTCCTTGCCCAGCTTGATGGGGCAGGAGCGAGCAACGAGCGTTTGTTGATCCTTGCTGCTACCAATATGCCTTGGGATATCGACACAGCCATGAAGCGACCTGGGCGTTTCAGTCGTCAGCTTTTCATTTCCCCGCCGGATGAGGTCGCGCGGGCAGAAATTTTTCATCTTAAACTGAAGGATGTTCCCTGTGATGCAATTGACTATGGTCAACTGGCAGCTCTGACCCCGCTTTTTTCCGGGGCTGATATTGATGGGGTAGTGGAATATGCCAAGGATGAGGTGCTGGCCGAGATTATTGAGCAAGGAGCTGAGCGCAACATTACCCAGAATGACCTGGAACAGGCCTGCCGCGCCTGTCGCCCCACCACCTTGGACTGGCTTGATACGGTGACTACTATGCTCAAATACGGTGGTGATGATTCTGCTTATAGCGAGGTTAAATCTTATTTGCAGGAGATGGGGAAATTATGA
- a CDS encoding NAD(P)(+) transhydrogenase (Re/Si-specific) subunit beta encodes MNPLFINFIYVISAALFIFGLKMLSSPATARRGNLLSSLGMLIAIVVTLMNAGLDYKWIFLGIVIGSGIGAFAAIKVEMTAMPEMVALFNGFGGISSLLLAWAEYHQSRELSVFIALVAFLSTFIGGVTFTGSMIAFGKLSGKITQKAVIFKGQHIINAAILGIALIAAGVFCITSGSTFGYVVFILILLVSLGFGITSTIPIGGADMPVVISLLNSYSGLAACAAGFVISNTILIVAGALVGASGLILTNIMCKAMNRSLANVLFSGFGSATTADAGDGPQGEVRPASAEDVYYILEAASSVVFVPGYGLAVAQAQHAVKELGDLLEANDTEVSYAIHPVAGRMPGHMNVLLAEANVPYDQLIEMDEINPRMDSVDVCVVIGANDVVNPAALDDESSSIYGMPIIETHRAGTVIVLKRSMNPGFAGIQNALFFAENARMYFGDAKASIQALVAEFKND; translated from the coding sequence ATGAACCCTCTTTTTATTAACTTTATCTATGTCATTTCAGCAGCCCTGTTCATCTTTGGTCTCAAGATGCTCAGCTCTCCAGCTACGGCCCGGCGTGGTAACCTGCTTTCCTCTCTTGGTATGCTGATCGCCATCGTCGTCACCTTGATGAATGCAGGCTTGGATTACAAATGGATCTTCCTTGGCATTGTCATAGGGAGTGGCATTGGTGCCTTTGCAGCAATAAAGGTCGAAATGACTGCTATGCCGGAAATGGTGGCCCTCTTCAATGGCTTTGGTGGTATTTCCAGCCTCCTATTGGCTTGGGCTGAATATCATCAGAGCAGAGAACTCTCTGTTTTTATCGCTCTTGTCGCCTTTCTTTCCACTTTTATCGGTGGAGTGACTTTTACAGGCTCTATGATCGCCTTTGGCAAGCTTTCCGGCAAGATCACCCAAAAAGCTGTCATCTTTAAAGGACAGCACATCATTAATGCCGCTATACTCGGCATCGCTCTCATAGCCGCTGGCGTCTTCTGTATAACCTCTGGAAGCACCTTCGGTTACGTTGTCTTTATCCTCATCCTGCTAGTCTCCCTGGGCTTCGGCATAACCTCCACAATACCCATTGGCGGAGCTGATATGCCAGTGGTCATTTCATTACTCAACAGCTATTCCGGCCTAGCTGCCTGTGCTGCCGGTTTTGTTATTTCTAACACCATTCTGATTGTAGCAGGAGCCTTAGTCGGTGCCTCTGGACTTATCCTGACCAATATTATGTGCAAGGCGATGAATCGCTCCCTGGCCAACGTACTCTTTTCCGGTTTTGGCAGCGCCACAACAGCAGATGCTGGTGATGGGCCGCAGGGTGAGGTTCGACCTGCCTCAGCTGAGGATGTGTACTATATCCTCGAAGCAGCAAGCTCTGTTGTTTTTGTCCCTGGCTATGGTTTGGCCGTTGCTCAGGCGCAGCACGCCGTAAAAGAATTGGGTGACTTACTGGAAGCAAACGATACTGAAGTGAGTTACGCCATTCATCCGGTTGCCGGACGTATGCCCGGTCACATGAACGTGCTGCTTGCTGAAGCTAACGTACCCTACGACCAGTTAATTGAAATGGATGAGATTAATCCTCGCATGGACAGTGTAGATGTCTGCGTGGTTATCGGAGCAAACGATGTAGTGAATCCTGCTGCTTTGGATGACGAATCCAGTTCAATTTATGGCATGCCCATTATTGAGACGCACCGTGCCGGGACGGTTATTGTGCTGAAGCGCTCCATGAATCCAGGCTTTGCTGGCATCCAGAACGCACTCTTTTTTGCCGAGAATGCCCGCATGTACTTCGGTGATGCCAAAGCCTCAATTCAGGCACTCGTAGCGGAATTCAAAAATGATTAA
- a CDS encoding NAD(P) transhydrogenase subunit alpha, with protein MEPVYLTFVFILAIFLGFELISKVPSTLHTPLMSGSNAISGITLIGAIASLKSDNLTFAALLGTVAVAFATINVVGGYMVTNRMLEMFKKKDKKEGGNQ; from the coding sequence ATGGAACCGGTATATTTAACCTTTGTCTTTATCTTGGCCATTTTCTTAGGGTTCGAGCTGATATCCAAAGTCCCCTCGACCTTGCACACCCCACTCATGTCCGGCTCCAATGCTATTTCCGGCATCACCCTGATCGGAGCCATTGCTTCCTTGAAGTCTGATAATCTAACCTTTGCTGCACTCCTTGGAACGGTGGCTGTTGCCTTTGCAACCATCAATGTGGTGGGCGGATACATGGTAACCAATAGAATGCTGGAGATGTTCAAAAAAAAGGATAAGAAAGAAGGAGGTAATCAATGA
- a CDS encoding HD domain-containing phosphohydrolase, with the protein MSNQRQKDVTLALILNKISTLNQLQDVNTILDTTLSEARSLTHADAGSIFLVNGENLEFRHVQNDTLFGQKGAGAARYRNVSVPISEDSIVGFSALTREVVSIDDAYTISSDVPYRFNDSFDRKGHYHTTSILAVPLVSLDNQRLVGVMQLLNAQDGQGRVTTFSEQSKMWVQVFSNNAAAIIERCMLNHELILRMVKMAELHDPQETGAHVQRVSAYSVEIYKHWAEKKKVPKAEIIKYCDLLSRAALLHDAGKVGIPDAILKKPGPLTAEEYELMKEHTISGAALFTNISSELDQMTHDIVLHHHERWNGKGYPGRLVQEGDLWVRQPLAGEDIPFAARVVALADVFDALSSKRCYKNPWDTEKIYDEIRKDSGMHFDPELVEAFFEITDILLAIREKFT; encoded by the coding sequence ATGAGTAATCAGCGGCAGAAAGATGTAACCTTAGCCTTAATACTTAATAAGATCAGTACGCTGAATCAGCTTCAGGATGTTAACACGATCTTGGATACCACGCTGTCTGAAGCACGGAGTCTAACTCATGCCGATGCGGGTTCTATCTTTCTCGTTAACGGAGAGAATTTGGAATTTCGTCATGTGCAGAATGATACCCTTTTTGGCCAAAAAGGTGCAGGGGCGGCTCGCTATCGAAATGTGAGTGTCCCTATCAGCGAAGATTCCATTGTTGGATTCTCTGCTTTGACCAGGGAGGTCGTGTCCATTGATGATGCCTATACGATATCTTCTGATGTACCGTATAGATTTAACGATTCCTTTGATCGAAAAGGCCATTACCATACCACGTCTATTTTGGCAGTCCCCCTTGTATCACTGGATAATCAGAGATTAGTCGGGGTTATGCAGTTGCTTAATGCCCAAGATGGGCAGGGGAGGGTAACAACCTTTTCTGAGCAGAGCAAAATGTGGGTCCAGGTCTTCAGCAATAATGCTGCCGCTATTATTGAGCGCTGTATGCTGAACCATGAACTTATCCTGCGGATGGTCAAGATGGCGGAATTGCATGACCCACAGGAGACTGGTGCTCATGTTCAACGGGTCAGCGCCTATAGCGTTGAGATTTATAAGCACTGGGCTGAAAAAAAGAAGGTGCCAAAGGCCGAAATTATCAAGTATTGTGACCTGCTTAGTCGAGCAGCGCTTCTCCATGATGCCGGGAAGGTTGGTATTCCCGATGCAATTCTTAAAAAACCAGGTCCCTTGACTGCTGAAGAGTATGAATTAATGAAGGAGCATACGATTTCCGGTGCTGCTTTATTCACCAATATTTCTTCTGAGCTTGATCAAATGACCCATGATATTGTCCTTCATCATCATGAGCGATGGAATGGTAAGGGATATCCGGGGCGACTGGTGCAGGAAGGCGATTTATGGGTCAGGCAACCATTGGCTGGTGAGGATATTCCTTTTGCGGCCCGGGTTGTTGCCTTGGCGGATGTTTTTGATGCCCTTTCTTCCAAACGTTGCTATAAGAACCCCTGGGATACAGAAAAAATCTATGATGAGATTCGAAAGGATTCAGGTATGCATTTTGATCCGGAATTGGTCGAGGCCTTTTTTGAGATAACAGATATCCTGCTCGCGATTCGGGAAAAATTTACCTGA
- a CDS encoding HD domain-containing phosphohydrolase, with translation MDVKLNKIIVVLCKSIGQRKVYFSEHPIIRAVCQKVICELQAFFAASKKETLALGIVEKKLVYEGHYLFGPSIMGGQLIEFAELLHCSGFILKKGVSAQEIQHLLDLTDHLAHPVNNLQEAEEFLRSHQVENIQLEADWVKPSSNPHEEQGGQEGDDSEEFHSPLLVYQALYDIVAKSFCDVSLQRSLDINGAQTISEYLLNNSSSDFADVLQFVDYPDHDSYTVGHSVRVATLAVFVAESLGIAREQLVDIGTAALLHDVGKGRIPSEIIYKRGKLTDEEFALMRSHPEFGAEILLEHREATPMQIAAAWGHHIRFGGGGYPSAPSWVVRSHFVNLIQICDVFEALTAVRPYKPSVTPLAAFGIMVNDKGAFDPGLLSSFIAALGIYPPGSQVRLNNGFLATVVATGKEIDKPKVRITHDRTGVEVDMEKAPMVDLGKQRKKMIEVVEIIQGDSA, from the coding sequence ATGGATGTAAAGCTCAATAAAATTATCGTCGTCTTATGCAAGAGCATTGGTCAGCGTAAGGTCTATTTCTCAGAGCATCCCATAATACGGGCGGTCTGCCAGAAGGTTATCTGTGAACTCCAGGCTTTTTTTGCCGCAAGCAAGAAAGAAACCCTGGCTCTGGGTATTGTGGAGAAAAAATTGGTGTATGAGGGGCATTATCTTTTCGGCCCCAGCATCATGGGCGGGCAACTCATAGAATTTGCCGAGCTGTTGCATTGCTCCGGTTTTATCTTAAAAAAAGGTGTCAGCGCGCAGGAGATACAACACCTACTTGATCTCACCGATCATCTGGCCCATCCTGTCAACAACCTCCAGGAAGCTGAAGAATTTCTGCGAAGCCATCAGGTGGAGAATATTCAGCTGGAGGCTGATTGGGTAAAGCCTTCCTCAAACCCTCATGAGGAGCAGGGTGGGCAAGAGGGAGATGATTCTGAAGAGTTCCACTCGCCGCTTCTTGTGTATCAGGCCTTGTATGATATTGTGGCCAAGTCCTTCTGTGATGTCAGTTTGCAGCGTTCTCTCGACATAAATGGTGCCCAAACCATCAGCGAATATCTGCTGAATAACTCGAGTTCTGATTTTGCTGATGTGTTGCAATTTGTTGATTATCCTGATCATGACAGCTATACGGTGGGGCACTCCGTTAGAGTGGCCACCTTGGCAGTCTTTGTGGCGGAGTCTTTGGGGATAGCACGAGAACAGCTTGTTGATATCGGAACCGCAGCCTTATTGCATGATGTGGGAAAGGGGAGGATCCCCTCAGAGATTATTTATAAGCGCGGTAAGCTGACTGATGAAGAGTTCGCCCTTATGCGCTCTCATCCTGAGTTCGGAGCAGAGATTCTGCTGGAGCACAGAGAGGCAACACCGATGCAGATTGCCGCAGCCTGGGGGCATCATATCCGCTTTGGCGGGGGCGGATATCCCTCTGCTCCTTCCTGGGTGGTGCGCAGTCATTTTGTTAATTTGATCCAGATTTGTGATGTCTTTGAGGCCTTGACGGCGGTCAGGCCGTATAAGCCATCAGTGACTCCCTTGGCCGCCTTCGGCATCATGGTGAATGATAAGGGGGCCTTTGACCCAGGCTTGTTGTCCTCTTTTATTGCAGCGCTTGGTATCTATCCTCCGGGCAGTCAGGTTCGCCTCAATAATGGTTTTCTGGCAACGGTTGTTGCCACGGGCAAGGAAATTGATAAACCCAAGGTCCGCATTACCCATGATCGAACAGGGGTTGAGGTAGACATGGAGAAAGCCCCGATGGTGGATTTGGGGAAGCAAAGAAAGAAAATGATAGAGGTTGTGGAGATAATACAAGGGGATTCTGCGTGA
- a CDS encoding ADP-ribosylglycohydrolase family protein yields the protein MTDLQDRICGAVLASALADAFGAPFEGGPLERLLWRILGKRHGKRRWTDDTQMSVDVMESLLACERIDQRDLALRFARSYRWTRGYGPSAGKLLKRIRRGEAWQIASRAIYPNGSLGNGGAMRSAPIGLFYGAERERRLVRAVREATVVTHAHPVGQDGAVIISLTAALVCLDHSVQEIFKRLRLHIQTIDMHNRLNTAEKLLQAGYPVLPKKVASELGNGVRAKDSCVTAFSIGLALREAPFHHMLSYVRELGGDTDTIGAMAGAIWGASCGYRRLPEVLLKQLEQRKYLEDLAHRFADTVVRAHF from the coding sequence ATGACGGATCTTCAGGATCGTATTTGTGGTGCTGTCCTTGCCTCAGCCTTGGCTGATGCCTTTGGCGCGCCATTTGAGGGCGGCCCTCTGGAGCGGCTGCTTTGGAGAATTTTGGGTAAACGGCACGGCAAACGTCGTTGGACCGATGATACCCAGATGTCCGTTGATGTGATGGAGTCGCTTTTGGCCTGTGAACGGATTGATCAGAGAGATCTTGCCCTGCGCTTTGCCCGTTCGTACCGGTGGACGCGGGGCTATGGCCCAAGCGCAGGGAAATTGCTCAAGCGTATTCGTCGGGGAGAAGCGTGGCAGATTGCCTCTCGGGCCATTTATCCCAATGGCTCTCTTGGGAATGGCGGGGCCATGCGTTCCGCTCCTATAGGCCTTTTTTATGGGGCAGAGCGTGAAAGAAGGTTGGTTCGGGCGGTACGGGAGGCAACAGTGGTGACCCATGCCCATCCTGTGGGGCAGGATGGTGCAGTGATCATCTCTTTGACCGCAGCCTTGGTTTGCCTTGATCATTCTGTGCAGGAGATTTTCAAGCGGCTTCGCCTCCATATTCAAACCATTGATATGCACAATAGGCTGAATACTGCGGAGAAGCTTCTGCAAGCTGGTTATCCCGTGTTGCCGAAAAAGGTGGCGAGTGAACTAGGCAATGGTGTCCGAGCCAAGGATTCCTGCGTAACAGCTTTTTCTATCGGGCTTGCCTTACGCGAGGCTCCTTTTCACCATATGCTCTCCTACGTCCGGGAGCTTGGTGGGGATACTGATACCATCGGGGCTATGGCCGGAGCGATCTGGGGAGCTTCCTGTGGATATCGGCGGCTCCCTGAAGTGTTGTTGAAACAGCTTGAACAACGCAAGTATCTGGAAGACTTGGCGCATCGTTTTGCCGATACCGTTGTTCGGGCGCATTTTTGA
- a CDS encoding tetratricopeptide repeat protein, whose amino-acid sequence MSPLPETKELTGEAARKVLFLIERKRFQEAGQLLGEVLRETPDDLGLRYAGALLEFEQGQPERAEEEAQKLLLRYPKNEAVRYLLFRIALEQDNEEKALEQINGLCGDYPGHAGYAASRAALFLLAERFEEAGVEAGRALQLDPEAKAAQEIHAHSSLAIAETDGIDRQLAMRLQADPEAMSIRYLLLAALNARGEYLEGLKVAQGMLRENPQDKELLAIVKEFRLLAQPMLWLFRPLHMLEQRGISRSIIIGVGIVVVLKSALHGYLPSFVALPLLIYLAAASLYPLVLRRWLG is encoded by the coding sequence ATGAGTCCTTTGCCTGAGACAAAAGAGCTTACAGGGGAAGCTGCCCGGAAGGTTCTGTTTCTTATCGAGCGCAAGCGATTCCAGGAGGCAGGGCAACTACTCGGAGAGGTCCTGCGGGAAACTCCTGATGATCTTGGTTTGCGTTACGCAGGAGCATTGCTTGAGTTTGAGCAGGGGCAACCTGAACGTGCAGAGGAAGAAGCACAGAAACTCCTGCTTCGTTATCCCAAAAATGAAGCGGTCCGATATTTGCTTTTTCGTATCGCCTTGGAACAGGACAATGAAGAGAAGGCGCTGGAGCAGATCAATGGGCTCTGTGGTGATTACCCAGGTCATGCAGGGTATGCGGCTTCCCGAGCTGCGCTCTTTCTCCTGGCTGAGCGCTTTGAGGAGGCAGGAGTCGAGGCTGGACGGGCCTTACAGCTGGACCCTGAGGCTAAAGCTGCCCAGGAAATCCATGCCCATAGTAGCTTGGCTATAGCTGAGACAGACGGGATTGATCGGCAACTGGCTATGCGTTTGCAAGCCGACCCCGAGGCGATGTCTATCCGTTACCTCCTGCTTGCGGCACTCAATGCCCGTGGTGAATATCTGGAGGGGCTGAAGGTCGCCCAGGGGATGCTGCGAGAAAATCCCCAGGATAAAGAATTGCTGGCTATTGTGAAGGAGTTCCGTCTGCTTGCCCAGCCTATGCTGTGGCTGTTTCGGCCTTTGCATATGTTGGAACAACGAGGTATTTCACGTAGTATTATTATCGGAGTTGGCATTGTTGTCGTGCTCAAATCAGCCTTGCATGGATATCTCCCCTCCTTTGTTGCCCTCCCTCTGCTTATTTATCTGGCTGCCGCCAGTCTCTACCCGCTGGTCCTGCGGCGATGGCTTGGGTGA
- the ptsP gene encoding phosphoenolpyruvate--protein phosphotransferase yields MVTEETERENSQNTDREPETLYGISGSPGIVVGRAVVLRPRSDDLVRYRLEEKAIPGEKERFYLAVDGAEQELKALRSKFEGDLSDTLTIIDSHIRMLRDRMILEQTVILIEQKQINAEWALSRALYLVKKKFDHIADEYIRDRFADVEYVFKLLMDQLSEHGQQFPTGFAEPVIVVCEDFTPADTVRMQSEKVLGFLTEKGGATSHTAIVARSLGLPAVVGVENITERCRTGDTIILDGYDGRVCLAPTIDQQKLYKEYGRQHRAFSDELRWYIHLASETLDGLRVKLSANIEIPDEMEGVIYYGADGIGLYRSEFGYFQQNRLPDEEALFSVYQDLVIALDPQPVTIRTLDAGGDKLANQLPGNTFKTRHERNPALGLRSIRLSLREKTLFVTQLRALLRASAFGRLRILLPLISLLGELKQVQEIIGQVMMDLTLEGVPFDPDIEIGIMVEVPSAVTMADALAAEVDFFSIGTNDLIQYSLAIDRGNEYVAKMYDPLHPAVLRMISRTVEAGHAQGIEVALCGEMAGDVSMAPVLLGLGLDELSMRPSAIPHVKRLLRHSTSRRLTGLAKQVLKCRDSGEARELLESYLESNYSGWRKRL; encoded by the coding sequence ATGGTCACAGAAGAAACTGAGCGGGAAAATTCCCAAAATACTGATCGTGAACCGGAAACCCTGTACGGTATCAGTGGCTCACCCGGTATTGTAGTTGGGAGGGCTGTGGTGCTCAGGCCTCGCTCTGATGATTTGGTCCGCTATCGTTTGGAAGAAAAAGCCATTCCTGGGGAAAAAGAACGTTTTTACCTGGCCGTTGATGGCGCGGAACAGGAACTTAAGGCCTTACGGAGTAAGTTCGAGGGAGATCTTTCTGACACCCTCACGATAATCGATTCCCATATCCGGATGCTCCGGGATAGGATGATCCTGGAACAGACCGTGATTCTGATTGAGCAGAAGCAGATCAATGCCGAATGGGCACTTTCTCGTGCTCTTTATCTTGTGAAGAAGAAGTTTGATCATATTGCTGATGAGTATATCAGGGATCGTTTTGCTGATGTGGAATATGTGTTCAAACTGCTCATGGATCAGCTTTCCGAGCACGGGCAGCAATTCCCCACCGGCTTTGCAGAACCGGTCATTGTGGTCTGCGAGGATTTTACCCCGGCTGATACGGTGCGGATGCAATCCGAAAAGGTCCTCGGTTTCCTGACAGAAAAAGGCGGGGCAACCTCGCACACGGCCATTGTTGCCAGATCTTTGGGGCTGCCAGCTGTGGTGGGGGTGGAAAATATTACCGAACGTTGCCGCACTGGTGATACGATTATCCTGGATGGCTATGATGGGCGGGTCTGTCTTGCTCCAACTATAGATCAGCAGAAACTGTATAAGGAATATGGTCGTCAGCATCGGGCCTTTTCCGATGAGTTGCGCTGGTATATTCATTTGGCCTCGGAAACCCTCGATGGCCTGCGAGTAAAGTTGTCTGCGAATATCGAAATTCCCGATGAGATGGAGGGGGTTATCTATTACGGGGCGGACGGTATAGGTCTGTATCGTTCCGAGTTCGGGTATTTTCAACAAAATCGTCTGCCTGATGAAGAAGCTCTGTTCAGCGTATACCAGGATTTAGTCATCGCCCTGGACCCGCAACCGGTTACCATCCGAACCCTGGATGCGGGCGGGGACAAGCTGGCAAATCAGTTGCCCGGCAACACCTTCAAGACACGCCATGAGCGGAACCCGGCTTTAGGGTTGCGTTCTATTCGCCTTTCCTTGCGGGAAAAAACGCTTTTTGTCACTCAGTTGCGGGCCTTGCTCCGTGCTTCCGCCTTTGGGCGCTTACGTATTCTCCTCCCCTTAATCAGTCTGCTTGGTGAATTGAAACAGGTCCAGGAAATTATCGGACAGGTCATGATGGACCTCACCCTGGAAGGGGTCCCCTTTGATCCAGACATTGAAATCGGCATCATGGTCGAGGTGCCCAGTGCCGTTACTATGGCCGACGCCTTGGCCGCAGAGGTGGATTTTTTCAGTATCGGGACCAATGATCTTATCCAGTATTCCTTGGCCATAGATCGAGGCAATGAATACGTGGCCAAAATGTATGATCCCCTGCATCCGGCTGTTCTGCGGATGATCAGTCGGACTGTGGAGGCCGGACATGCCCAGGGGATAGAGGTGGCGCTTTGCGGTGAGATGGCCGGAGATGTCTCTATGGCACCGGTCCTGCTCGGGCTCGGGCTTGATGAACTCTCCATGCGGCCCTCGGCAATTCCGCATGTGAAACGGCTGCTTCGTCATTCTACGTCCCGCAGATTGACTGGTCTGGCAAAGCAGGTTCTCAAATGCAGAGACAGCGGAGAAGCTCGTGAATTACTTGAGAGCTATCTGGAAAGCAATTACAGCGGATGGCGGAAGCGTTTATGA
- the thiL gene encoding thiamine-phosphate kinase, which translates to MAEAFMTERDLIQQIHQLVSQEGNGLVQGIGDDCAVVEKDEQNVWLLTMDTLMESVHFDCSWHPPYLLGRKAVSVNVSDVAAMGGRPVFALLSLGLPADFSPEWVTELNRGINEACGQYGCLLIGGDTVCSLGKIALTLTLIGETSRDQVLYRHGAKAGDTVWVSGALGLAAAGLDYFRSGKTLSMQAEYPVEIRPCIKAHLDPDARVGLAGALSRTGLVHAMMDLSDGLATDLSHLCQQSHLAAMIEEERFPGKEALASAASSLGLSEKERTGWMIAGGEDYELLFTASPENQQAIQKAALEHGVPVTPIGQLREGQGVILRRKTADGYEEELISFQGFDHFVKS; encoded by the coding sequence ATGGCGGAAGCGTTTATGACCGAGCGGGATCTTATTCAACAGATCCATCAGCTCGTCTCCCAGGAGGGAAATGGTCTGGTGCAGGGGATCGGCGATGACTGCGCCGTGGTTGAAAAGGACGAGCAGAATGTTTGGTTGCTGACTATGGATACCTTGATGGAATCGGTCCATTTTGATTGCTCCTGGCATCCGCCCTATCTCCTGGGCCGCAAGGCTGTTTCTGTCAATGTGAGTGATGTTGCGGCAATGGGTGGGCGACCGGTTTTTGCCCTCCTTTCTCTAGGGCTCCCGGCTGATTTTTCCCCGGAATGGGTAACTGAGCTGAATCGGGGCATCAATGAGGCCTGCGGTCAGTACGGCTGTTTGTTGATCGGAGGAGATACGGTGTGTAGCCTGGGAAAGATTGCCCTGACCCTGACCCTGATCGGTGAGACATCCCGTGATCAGGTCCTGTATCGCCATGGGGCCAAGGCAGGGGATACGGTCTGGGTTTCTGGAGCATTGGGGCTTGCTGCTGCTGGCCTTGACTATTTTCGTTCTGGAAAAACTCTTTCCATGCAGGCAGAGTATCCGGTGGAAATCAGACCTTGTATCAAGGCCCATCTTGATCCTGATGCACGGGTGGGTTTGGCTGGAGCCCTTTCCCGGACAGGGCTTGTGCATGCCATGATGGATCTTTCTGATGGTCTGGCCACGGATCTTTCTCATCTCTGCCAACAGAGTCATCTTGCTGCAATGATTGAGGAGGAAAGGTTTCCTGGGAAGGAAGCGCTTGCTTCTGCTGCCTCATCACTGGGCTTGTCGGAGAAGGAGAGAACAGGCTGGATGATTGCCGGTGGCGAAGATTATGAATTGTTATTCACTGCATCCCCGGAAAATCAACAGGCTATTCAGAAAGCTGCCTTGGAACACGGGGTGCCTGTGACACCCATAGGACAGCTGAGAGAGGGGCAGGGGGTTATTCTGCGAAGGAAGACAGCAGATGGTTACGAGGAAGAGCTCATATCATTTCAAGGTTTTGATCATTTTGTGAAAAGCTGA